From Drosophila yakuba strain Tai18E2 chromosome 2L, Prin_Dyak_Tai18E2_2.1, whole genome shotgun sequence, one genomic window encodes:
- the LOC6527798 gene encoding pneumococcal serine-rich repeat protein isoform X3 has translation MEVATTNNHSQSHHHHNHHHHLQPTAAVGGAGGSRSPFQREVREWQRIDPNTGALFSGRLEADRWINGPLNSYGKKSSSSISSQSSNNSNLTTAAQAASNTHRSAGKISLHAIVGPESSSSSSSPASSAVWAKQADLYGQLPSGVGGSGGAGGAGGADVAVAPPTQRRDLESFRHYNDDDGDDDDLRLTARHQRRQQVSQSVYAPPLPSIGSTLLQRSRSISTDDLSNDWEREDPAEQPVGEWRRVSKLRRSFQSQDHYKTPASSVRPRPLDLPSNSVSVARLRAELENGRRLHTAMRNNHVDLAALDNILNTPSTKSTVAKRNTFLTAESLQEIRGKLKKLSDESLYKEDFLAYHQKKPVVVREISVEKIDPTPPTQSTLSAFRPVHNTHSLESRQRQKDTSSSEWHLRRKSYGFEKMSPPEDKSIFRVDASTDSGLGRSGEQLGNWSPTERERERNEKNAAAAQQQNGVGTIVHFGRSGKPHIPSSSPTEGELSKRHSIAVEETWRDVRKTSQVHVNGGTAVASTSSSHTTTTSSHLGKGSAQKRVEFCKTEVHFAAESGRVNIVETDGKPPPTQNFRRRRRSNTTTTTTTSGPLQSLVKSASVVGGGGSSSTSSSSTPSSEVTHFGDDSQRRKTIATSTVAYRATLMDPPEVVSQPISNSSSSSQVTVTTVAKPVHEPRYSLMESTSRNSYTSTSGVDTTDNETDELSNIRGILKNKPVKPKPYHLGENIESADVLWSVPAMKADRESPSARDSGITSDSPISPKSVAERIRIVEQRQQQQQSSPAGNGYSTKINVSLGSEDWAAESGTAMHHHASSKYRQLRRPSAQELLLEDLRQHQRILDEGLKSTSLIMRTMRSASEFDEAMRRLSIASIESALVQPTIVVPTPMLRSHSYQEEGSYSSSRRPSTISTTSITSSDLFGSALYDSLPRTPLAPPRLKLLGNTQIPVSQQLTQLRRLYDAAEQDQEDSADEEVKRYFRDSNSDSGGGTQASSSPDQQPTETFRGSEYSSSWSRLKAKRTIWKIEAQDQMLKRADLPKSNVMNIALHAPQIEKPKATPPTLRIGQLIPVAKPRTLFIQPQIQAQTIMDNADESGSESLKIVKEARGARKLREHELSYFGVQQKQQQQTKLSTTTTTNPRRTLPSRSKVSHNDELKANTTTTTKWQLLNDRPDLLRHSSPQHNDNDYNHDDDDDLDEDEEHCYENIATELTTTFRVKSPVHSPERSRSPGSYERKADLQRDAQILSEMTRNADQTLKALSDEAAIKDQRRRSCSLQRRSAKPLETIDEKVKVYPQSMGVARGTFASEARRNSRQSTPSPTRARSSSQSSIECCPRDRSRSSSRESMTHGGGSSDDQVATKQRAERLRLRTPKREKSRHEPIEVRVHRTSSKPRSSSSATGAGSSSLESKRSSHHSRHSREVDQSAESKTSSSSRLIRSSRVADESRSRPSSHRDREKERDRERSRGSEKHRDELTRSRGHSSRSRHSEHPSSGTRESSRPSKTRSSRSSHDSATIHKKSTTSTTASSKASKTTAHKPSASASASTTTAPPTHHHELTYVYVTNLAPTETSEESPGQHSAEYAAEPAKEADYASIDEVESVTKAPQPPQPPQPPPRSKRKRSLIPVPVNPPASYEYRTKLQMIPPSYSNQSTLRCRSVARKKPALKATQSTSSSFAFLPYLPAKRNSSVSHVYDNYLLYATSEELGKADKADKLRPYQNNLSNEHAQLFGASAAGALPREGRGRLGGWPKRLKMRQVRSSVSTHQPFGICTCS, from the exons ATGGAAGTGGCCACAACAAACAATCACAGTCAGAGCCATCATCATCacaatcatcatcatcatctgcaGCCGACGGCGGCTGTCGGAGGAGCGGGGGGCTCCCGGTCCCCCTTCCAGAGGGAGGTGCGTGAATGGCAACGCATCGATCCCAATACCGGAGCCCTTTTCAGCGGACGCTTGGAGGCAGACCGCTGGATAAACGGACCGCTGAACAGCTACGGCAAG AAAAGCAGCTCGAGCATTTCCAGccagagcagcaacaattCGAACCTAACAACTGCAGCGCAAGCGGCGAGCAACACCCACAGAAGTGCGGGCAAAATAAGCCTACATGCAATTGTGGGACCagaatcatcatcatcatcatcatcgccagcATCGTCAGCGGTTTGGGCCAAGCAGGCTGACTTATATGGCCAGCTACCAAGTGGCGTGGGCGGTTCTGGCggagctggtggtgctggtggtgctgacGTAGCTGTTGCCCCGCCAACGCAGCGTCGTGATTTGGAAAGTTTCCGGCATTATAACGATGACGacggcgacgacgacgatcTGCG ACTCACCGCTCGCCATCAGCGTCGCCAGCAGGTGTCCCAGTCGGTCTACGCCCCTCCATTGCCCTCGATTGGATCCACACTGCTCCAGCGCTCCCGCTCCATTTCCACGGATGATCTCAGCAACGACTGGGAGCGAGAGGATCCCGCCGAACAGCCGGTGGGTGAGTGGCGCAGGGTCAGCAAACTGCGTCGCTCCTTTCAGTCGCAGGATCACTACAAGACTCCAGCATCCTCCGTCCGACCACGACCCCTCGATTTGCCGAGTAATTCGGTGAGCGTGGCCCGGCTGCGGGCGGAACTGGAGAACGGACGTCGCCTGCACACGGCCATGCGGAACAATCACGTGGATCTGGCCGCTCTGGACAACATATTGAACACGCCCTCGACCAAGTCCACTGTGGCAAAGAGGAACACCTTCCTCACCGCCGAATCCCTGCAGGAGATACGCGGCAAGCTGAAGAAGCTCTCGGACGAGAGTCTCTACAAAGAGGACTTCCTGGCCTATCACCAAAAGAAGCCAGTGGTGGTGCGTGAGATTAGCGTGGAGAAGATAGATCCCACACCGCCCACTCAATCCACGCTCTCGGCCTTTCGACCCGTCCACAATACCCACAGCTTGGAGTCACGCCAGCGGCAGAAGGACACCAGTTCCAGCGAGTGGCATCTGCGGCGCAAGTCGTACGGCTTCGAGAAGATGTCGCCGCCGGAGGATAAGAGCATCTTCCGGGTGGACGCCTCCACGGACAGTGGCCTAGGCCGTTCCGGTGAGCAACTGGGCAACTGGTCGCCCACCGAAAGGGAGCGGGAGAGGAACGAGAAGAATGCCGCTGCGGCACAACAGCAGAATGGCGTTGGCACAATTGTGCATTTTGGCCGTTCCGGGAAACCCCACATCCCGTCCTCCAGCCCCACAGAGGGGGAGCTGAGTAAACGCCATTCGATTGCCGTGGAGGAAACCTGGCGTGATGTGCGCAAAACCTCGCAGGTTCATGTGAATGGAGGCACTGCCGTTGCCAGCACCTCCTCCTcccacaccaccaccaccagcagtcACCTGGGCAAAGGTAGCGCCCAGAAGCGTGTGGAGTTCTGCAAGACGGAGGTGCACTTTGCCGCCGAATCGGGTCGCGTTAATATCGTGGAGACCGACGGCAAGCCGCCGCCAACGCAAAACTTTCGCCGACGCCGCCGctccaacaccaccaccaccaccaccaccagtggTCCGCTGCAGAGTCTGGTTAAGTCGGCCAGTGTCGTCGGCGGAGGAGGGAgctccagcaccagcagcagcagcactccGAGCAGCGAGGTGACCCACTTTGGCGACGACTCACAGCGCCGCAAGACGATAGCCACCAGCACAGTGGCCTACCGAGCCACGCTCATGGATCCGCCGGAGGTGGTTAGCCAGCCG ATTTccaatagcagcagcagcagtcaaGTGACGGTGACCACGGTGGCCAAGCCGGTGCACGAACCACGATACAGCCTGATGGAGTCCACGTCGCGGAACAGCTACACCTCCACCAGTGGTGTGGACACCACGGACAACGAGACGGACGAGCTGTCTAACATTCGGGGCATCCTGAAGAACAAGCCTGTCAAGCCGAAGCCCTATCACCTGGGCGAGAACATAGAGAGTGCCGACGTCCTTTGGAGTGTTCCAGCGATGAAGGCGGATCGGGAGAGTCCTTCGGCAAGGGATAGTG GAATCACCAGTGATTCACCCATTAGTCCCAAGTCGGTGGCCGAAAGGATTCGCATCGTGgagcagcgccagcagcagcagcaatcctCGCCAGCTGGCAATGGGTACTCGACCAAGATCAATGTGAGCCTGGGATCCGAGGATTGGGCTGCTGAGTCAG GCACCGCAATGCATCACCATGCCAGCTCGAAATACCGCCAACTCCGACGACCCAGTGCCCAGGAGCTGTTGCTGGAGGATCTGCGCCAGCATCAGCGCATCCTGGACGAGGGCCTGAAGTCCACGTCGCTGATTATGAGGACCATGCGATCGGCCAGTGAATTCGATGAGGCCATGCGTCGCCTGAGCATAGCTTCGATTGAGTCCGCCTTGGTTCAGCCCACGATAGTGGTTCCCACGCCCATGCTGCGATCGCACAGTTACCAGGAGGAGGGCTCCTACTCCTCCTCGCGCCGTCCCTCCACCATATCCACCACCTCCATTACGAGCAGCGATCTCTTTGGCAGCGCGTTGTACGATTCCCTGCCCCGCACTCCGTTGGCTCCACCGCGTCTGAAACTCCTCGGAAACACCCAAATCCCGGTGAGCCAACAGTTGACTCAACTGCGCCGGCTCTACGATGCCGCCGAGCAGGATCAGGAAGACAGTGCCGATGAGGAGGTGAAGCGGTACTTCCGGGACAGCAACAGTGACAGTGGTGGAGGCACCCAGGCCAGTTCCTCACCGGATCAGCAGCCAACAGAGACGTTCAGGGGCAGCGAGTACTCCAGCAGCTGGAGTCGCCTCAAGGCCAAGCGAACCATCTGGAAGATCGAGGCACAGGATCAGATGCTGAAGAGAGCAG ACCTTCCCAAGTCGAATGTGATGAACATAGCGCTCCATGCTCCCCAAATCGAGAAACCTAAGGCTACACCGCCCACTCTACGAATCGGCCAACTGATCCCAGTGGCCAAGCCAAGAACCCTCTTTATTCAGCCGCAAATCCAAGCGCAGACTATCATGGACAATGCCGATGAATCCGGCAGCGAGTCCTTGAAGATTGTGAAGGAGGCACGCGGTGCCCGCAAGTTGCGTGAGCACGAACTCTCCTACTTTGGAgtgcagcagaagcagcaacagcaaacgaAGCTCTCCACAACGACCACGACCAATCCCAGAAGGACACTGCCCAGTCGCAGCAAAGTGAGCCACAATGATGAGCTGAAGGCAAACACCACGACCACGACCAAGTGGCAACTGCTCAACGATCGACCCGACCTGCTGAGGCACAGCAGTCCCCAACATAACGACAACGACTACAACcacgacgatgatgatgatctggatgaggacgaggagcaCTGTTACGAGAACATTGCCACCGAACTGACCACCACCTTCAGGGTCAAGTCACCAGTCCACTCGCCGGAGAGATCCCGATCGCCGGGCAGCTATGAGCGAAAGGCCGACCTGCAGAGGGACGCCCAGATCCTAAGCGAAATGACCCGCAACGCTGATCAGACTTTGAAG GCTCTCTCCGACGAGGCAGCCATCAAGGATCAGCGGCGCAGATCCTGTTCCCTGCAGCGGCGCAGCGCCAAACCATTGGAGACCATTGACGAGAAGGTGAAGGTGTACCCGCAATCGATGGGTGTGGCCCGCGGCACCTTCGCCTCCGAGGCGCGTCGCAACTCCAGGCAGTCGACTCCTTCGCCGACGCGGGCTCGCAGCTCGTCGCAGTCCTCCATCGAGTGCTGTCCACGTGACCGTTCGCGCTCCAGTTCGCGGGAGTCCATGACCCACGGCGGCGGCTCCTCCGACGACCAGGTGGCCACCAAGCAGCGCGCCGAGCGTCTGCGCTTGCGTACTCCGAAGAGGGAGAAGTCGCGCCACGAGCCAATCGAAGTTCGAGTCCATCGGACCAGCAGCAAGCCAAGGAGCAGTTCCAGTGCCACCGGCGCAGGATCATCTTCGCTGGAGTCCAAGCGCAGCTCCCATCACAGTCGCCACAGCCGCGAGGTGGATCAATCCGCTGAGTCGAAGACCTCGTCTTCCAGTCGCTTGATAAGATCCTCCCGGGTGGCGGATGAAAGTCGCTCCCGGCCGAGCAGCCATCGGGATCGGGAAAAGGAACGCGATCGGGAACGCTCTCGTGGCAGCGAGAAACATCGCGATGAACTCACGCGCTCCAGGG GTCACTCCAGTCGCTCTAGGCACAGTGAGCACCCGTCGTCGGGAACCCGGGAGAGCAGTCGGCCAAGTAAGACGAGATCGAGTCGCAGTAGCCATGACTCGGCAACGATACACAAAAAGTCGACCACGAGCACAACAGCCAGTTCGAAAGCATCGAAAACCACAGCGCATAAaccatctgcatctgcatcagccagcaccaccacagCACCACCCACGCACCACCACGAACTGACGTACGTATACGTAACGAATTTAGCCCCTACCGAAACCAGCGAGGAGTCACCCGGACAGCATAGTGCCGAATACGCCGCAGAGCCCGCCAAAGAGGCGGACTACGCGAGCATTGATGAGGTGGAGTCGGTGACGAAAGCACCGCAGCCACCACAGCCACCACAGCCACCGCCGCGCAGCAAACGAAAGAGATCCCTGATCCCAGTGCCAGTGAATCCGCCCGCCAGCTATGAGTACCGCACCAAGCTGCAGATGATACCGCCCAGCTACTCGAATCAGTCCACCCTGCGGTGTCGCAGTGTGGCCCGCAAGAAACCCGCCCTGAAGGCCACCCAATCGACCAGCTCCAGCTTCGCCTTTCTGCCCTACTTGCCGGCCAAGCGGAACTCCAGTGTTAGCCATGTCTACGACAACTATCTGCTCTATGCCACCAGCGAAGAGCTGGGCAAGGCGGACAAAGCGGACAAGCTGCGTCCTTACCAAAACAATCTGAGCAATGAGCATGCGCAGCTTTTTGGTGCTTCAGCGGCGGGGGCGTTGCCTCGcgaggggcgtggccggcTGGGCGGCTGGCCAAAGAGGCTGAAAATGCGGCAAGTGCGCAGCAGTGTGTCCACACACCAGCCGTTCGGCATCTGCACATGTTCATAG
- the LOC6527798 gene encoding pneumococcal serine-rich repeat protein isoform X6: MEVATTNNHSQSHHHHNHHHHLQPTAAVGGAGGSRSPFQREVREWQRIDPNTGALFSGRLEADRWINGPLNSYGKISDSQNISQPNGTQHTQRKQLEVLKARTANGAMQVIRTQTVQKSSSSWSSSTSTTTTSTTHHHHNHRTSQSNGHDPPPKSTILLSPISSQGVDICELSDDCSLSGSDAGIVHTPSASTSAATSASASASASALSQELIDDHVDFVVINGEASDKEDAADEPLHKGCHNLLPDTAPSLKLSNLMKSSSSISSQSSNNSNLTTAAQAASNTHRSAGKISLHAIVGPESSSSSSSPASSAVWAKQADLYGQLPSGVGGSGGAGGAGGADVAVAPPTQRRDLESFRHYNDDDGDDDDLRLTARHQRRQQVSQSVYAPPLPSIGSTLLQRSRSISTDDLSNDWEREDPAEQPVGEWRRVSKLRRSFQSQDHYKTPASSVRPRPLDLPSNSVSVARLRAELENGRRLHTAMRNNHVDLAALDNILNTPSTKSTVAKRNTFLTAESLQEIRGKLKKLSDESLYKEDFLAYHQKKPVVVREISVEKIDPTPPTQSTLSAFRPVHNTHSLESRQRQKDTSSSEWHLRRKSYGFEKMSPPEDKSIFRVDASTDSGLGRSGEQLGNWSPTERERERNEKNAAAAQQQNGVGTIVHFGRSGKPHIPSSSPTEGELSKRHSIAVEETWRDVRKTSQVHVNGGTAVASTSSSHTTTTSSHLGKGSAQKRVEFCKTEVHFAAESGRVNIVETDGKPPPTQNFRRRRRSNTTTTTTTSGPLQSLVKSASVVGGGGSSSTSSSSTPSSEVTHFGDDSQRRKTIATSTVAYRATLMDPPEVVSQPISNSSSSSQVTVTTVAKPVHEPRYSLMESTSRNSYTSTSGVDTTDNETDELSNIRGILKNKPVKPKPYHLGENIESADVLWSVPAMKADRESPSARDSGITSDSPISPKSVAERIRIVEQRQQQQQSSPAGNGYSTKINVSLGSEDWAAESGTAMHHHASSKYRQLRRPSAQELLLEDLRQHQRILDEGLKSTSLIMRTMRSASEFDEAMRRLSIASIESALVQPTIVVPTPMLRSHSYQEEGSYSSSRRPSTISTTSITSSDLFGSALYDSLPRTPLAPPRLKLLGNTQIPVSQQLTQLRRLYDAAEQDQEDSADEEVKRYFRDSNSDSGGGTQASSSPDQQPTETFRGSEYSSSWSRLKAKRTIWKIEAQDQMLKRADLPKSNVMNIALHAPQIEKPKATPPTLRIGQLIPVAKPRTLFIQPQIQAQTIMDNADESGSESLKIVKEARGARKLREHELSYFGVQQKQQQQTKLSTTTTTNPRRTLPSRSKVSHNDELKANTTTTTKWQLLNDRPDLLRHSSPQHNDNDYNHDDDDDLDEDEEHCYENIATELTTTFRVKSPVHSPERSRSPGSYERKADLQRDAQILSEMTRNADQTLKALSDEAAIKDQRRRSCSLQRRSAKPLETIDEKVKVYPQSMGVARGTFASEARRNSRQSTPSPTRARSSSQSSIECCPRDRSRSSSRESMTHGGGSSDDQVATKQRAERLRLRTPKREKSRHEPIEVRVHRTSSKPRSSSSATGAGSSSLESKRSSHHSRHSREVDQSAESKTSSSSRLIRSSRVADESRSRPSSHRDREKERDRERSRGSEKHRDELTRSRGHSSRSRHSEHPSSGTRESSRPNTVKAH; the protein is encoded by the exons ATGGAAGTGGCCACAACAAACAATCACAGTCAGAGCCATCATCATCacaatcatcatcatcatctgcaGCCGACGGCGGCTGTCGGAGGAGCGGGGGGCTCCCGGTCCCCCTTCCAGAGGGAGGTGCGTGAATGGCAACGCATCGATCCCAATACCGGAGCCCTTTTCAGCGGACGCTTGGAGGCAGACCGCTGGATAAACGGACCGCTGAACAGCTACGGCAAG ATATCCGACTCCCAAAACATCTCACAGCCGAATGGCACACAGCACACGCAGCGCAAACAGTTGGAGGTGCTGAAGGCCCGCACCGCCAACGGCGCCATGCAGGTGATCCGCACCCAGACGGTGCAAAAGAGCTCGTCCTCGTGGTCCTCCTCCacatccaccaccaccacatccaccacccaccaccaccacaaccaccgcACGAGTCAGAGTAATGGCCACGATCCACCTCCAAAGTCCACTATCCTCCTATCCCCCATCAGCAGCCAGGGTGTTGACATCTGCGAGCTTAGCGACGATTGCAGTCTCAGTGGCAGCGATGCTGGCATTGTTCATACtccatccgcatccacatccgcgGCCACATCCGCCTCTGCCTCCGCGTCCGCATCCGCACTCAGCCAGGAGCTAATCGACGATCATGTTGATTTTGTTGTGATTAATGGCGAGGCGAGCGATAAAGAGGACGCTGCCGACGAGCCTTTGCACAAAGGCTGCCACAATTTGTTACCCGATACGGCTCCCAGTCTGAAATTAAGCAATCTAATG AAAAGCAGCTCGAGCATTTCCAGccagagcagcaacaattCGAACCTAACAACTGCAGCGCAAGCGGCGAGCAACACCCACAGAAGTGCGGGCAAAATAAGCCTACATGCAATTGTGGGACCagaatcatcatcatcatcatcatcgccagcATCGTCAGCGGTTTGGGCCAAGCAGGCTGACTTATATGGCCAGCTACCAAGTGGCGTGGGCGGTTCTGGCggagctggtggtgctggtggtgctgacGTAGCTGTTGCCCCGCCAACGCAGCGTCGTGATTTGGAAAGTTTCCGGCATTATAACGATGACGacggcgacgacgacgatcTGCG ACTCACCGCTCGCCATCAGCGTCGCCAGCAGGTGTCCCAGTCGGTCTACGCCCCTCCATTGCCCTCGATTGGATCCACACTGCTCCAGCGCTCCCGCTCCATTTCCACGGATGATCTCAGCAACGACTGGGAGCGAGAGGATCCCGCCGAACAGCCGGTGGGTGAGTGGCGCAGGGTCAGCAAACTGCGTCGCTCCTTTCAGTCGCAGGATCACTACAAGACTCCAGCATCCTCCGTCCGACCACGACCCCTCGATTTGCCGAGTAATTCGGTGAGCGTGGCCCGGCTGCGGGCGGAACTGGAGAACGGACGTCGCCTGCACACGGCCATGCGGAACAATCACGTGGATCTGGCCGCTCTGGACAACATATTGAACACGCCCTCGACCAAGTCCACTGTGGCAAAGAGGAACACCTTCCTCACCGCCGAATCCCTGCAGGAGATACGCGGCAAGCTGAAGAAGCTCTCGGACGAGAGTCTCTACAAAGAGGACTTCCTGGCCTATCACCAAAAGAAGCCAGTGGTGGTGCGTGAGATTAGCGTGGAGAAGATAGATCCCACACCGCCCACTCAATCCACGCTCTCGGCCTTTCGACCCGTCCACAATACCCACAGCTTGGAGTCACGCCAGCGGCAGAAGGACACCAGTTCCAGCGAGTGGCATCTGCGGCGCAAGTCGTACGGCTTCGAGAAGATGTCGCCGCCGGAGGATAAGAGCATCTTCCGGGTGGACGCCTCCACGGACAGTGGCCTAGGCCGTTCCGGTGAGCAACTGGGCAACTGGTCGCCCACCGAAAGGGAGCGGGAGAGGAACGAGAAGAATGCCGCTGCGGCACAACAGCAGAATGGCGTTGGCACAATTGTGCATTTTGGCCGTTCCGGGAAACCCCACATCCCGTCCTCCAGCCCCACAGAGGGGGAGCTGAGTAAACGCCATTCGATTGCCGTGGAGGAAACCTGGCGTGATGTGCGCAAAACCTCGCAGGTTCATGTGAATGGAGGCACTGCCGTTGCCAGCACCTCCTCCTcccacaccaccaccaccagcagtcACCTGGGCAAAGGTAGCGCCCAGAAGCGTGTGGAGTTCTGCAAGACGGAGGTGCACTTTGCCGCCGAATCGGGTCGCGTTAATATCGTGGAGACCGACGGCAAGCCGCCGCCAACGCAAAACTTTCGCCGACGCCGCCGctccaacaccaccaccaccaccaccaccagtggTCCGCTGCAGAGTCTGGTTAAGTCGGCCAGTGTCGTCGGCGGAGGAGGGAgctccagcaccagcagcagcagcactccGAGCAGCGAGGTGACCCACTTTGGCGACGACTCACAGCGCCGCAAGACGATAGCCACCAGCACAGTGGCCTACCGAGCCACGCTCATGGATCCGCCGGAGGTGGTTAGCCAGCCG ATTTccaatagcagcagcagcagtcaaGTGACGGTGACCACGGTGGCCAAGCCGGTGCACGAACCACGATACAGCCTGATGGAGTCCACGTCGCGGAACAGCTACACCTCCACCAGTGGTGTGGACACCACGGACAACGAGACGGACGAGCTGTCTAACATTCGGGGCATCCTGAAGAACAAGCCTGTCAAGCCGAAGCCCTATCACCTGGGCGAGAACATAGAGAGTGCCGACGTCCTTTGGAGTGTTCCAGCGATGAAGGCGGATCGGGAGAGTCCTTCGGCAAGGGATAGTG GAATCACCAGTGATTCACCCATTAGTCCCAAGTCGGTGGCCGAAAGGATTCGCATCGTGgagcagcgccagcagcagcagcaatcctCGCCAGCTGGCAATGGGTACTCGACCAAGATCAATGTGAGCCTGGGATCCGAGGATTGGGCTGCTGAGTCAG GCACCGCAATGCATCACCATGCCAGCTCGAAATACCGCCAACTCCGACGACCCAGTGCCCAGGAGCTGTTGCTGGAGGATCTGCGCCAGCATCAGCGCATCCTGGACGAGGGCCTGAAGTCCACGTCGCTGATTATGAGGACCATGCGATCGGCCAGTGAATTCGATGAGGCCATGCGTCGCCTGAGCATAGCTTCGATTGAGTCCGCCTTGGTTCAGCCCACGATAGTGGTTCCCACGCCCATGCTGCGATCGCACAGTTACCAGGAGGAGGGCTCCTACTCCTCCTCGCGCCGTCCCTCCACCATATCCACCACCTCCATTACGAGCAGCGATCTCTTTGGCAGCGCGTTGTACGATTCCCTGCCCCGCACTCCGTTGGCTCCACCGCGTCTGAAACTCCTCGGAAACACCCAAATCCCGGTGAGCCAACAGTTGACTCAACTGCGCCGGCTCTACGATGCCGCCGAGCAGGATCAGGAAGACAGTGCCGATGAGGAGGTGAAGCGGTACTTCCGGGACAGCAACAGTGACAGTGGTGGAGGCACCCAGGCCAGTTCCTCACCGGATCAGCAGCCAACAGAGACGTTCAGGGGCAGCGAGTACTCCAGCAGCTGGAGTCGCCTCAAGGCCAAGCGAACCATCTGGAAGATCGAGGCACAGGATCAGATGCTGAAGAGAGCAG ACCTTCCCAAGTCGAATGTGATGAACATAGCGCTCCATGCTCCCCAAATCGAGAAACCTAAGGCTACACCGCCCACTCTACGAATCGGCCAACTGATCCCAGTGGCCAAGCCAAGAACCCTCTTTATTCAGCCGCAAATCCAAGCGCAGACTATCATGGACAATGCCGATGAATCCGGCAGCGAGTCCTTGAAGATTGTGAAGGAGGCACGCGGTGCCCGCAAGTTGCGTGAGCACGAACTCTCCTACTTTGGAgtgcagcagaagcagcaacagcaaacgaAGCTCTCCACAACGACCACGACCAATCCCAGAAGGACACTGCCCAGTCGCAGCAAAGTGAGCCACAATGATGAGCTGAAGGCAAACACCACGACCACGACCAAGTGGCAACTGCTCAACGATCGACCCGACCTGCTGAGGCACAGCAGTCCCCAACATAACGACAACGACTACAACcacgacgatgatgatgatctggatgaggacgaggagcaCTGTTACGAGAACATTGCCACCGAACTGACCACCACCTTCAGGGTCAAGTCACCAGTCCACTCGCCGGAGAGATCCCGATCGCCGGGCAGCTATGAGCGAAAGGCCGACCTGCAGAGGGACGCCCAGATCCTAAGCGAAATGACCCGCAACGCTGATCAGACTTTGAAG GCTCTCTCCGACGAGGCAGCCATCAAGGATCAGCGGCGCAGATCCTGTTCCCTGCAGCGGCGCAGCGCCAAACCATTGGAGACCATTGACGAGAAGGTGAAGGTGTACCCGCAATCGATGGGTGTGGCCCGCGGCACCTTCGCCTCCGAGGCGCGTCGCAACTCCAGGCAGTCGACTCCTTCGCCGACGCGGGCTCGCAGCTCGTCGCAGTCCTCCATCGAGTGCTGTCCACGTGACCGTTCGCGCTCCAGTTCGCGGGAGTCCATGACCCACGGCGGCGGCTCCTCCGACGACCAGGTGGCCACCAAGCAGCGCGCCGAGCGTCTGCGCTTGCGTACTCCGAAGAGGGAGAAGTCGCGCCACGAGCCAATCGAAGTTCGAGTCCATCGGACCAGCAGCAAGCCAAGGAGCAGTTCCAGTGCCACCGGCGCAGGATCATCTTCGCTGGAGTCCAAGCGCAGCTCCCATCACAGTCGCCACAGCCGCGAGGTGGATCAATCCGCTGAGTCGAAGACCTCGTCTTCCAGTCGCTTGATAAGATCCTCCCGGGTGGCGGATGAAAGTCGCTCCCGGCCGAGCAGCCATCGGGATCGGGAAAAGGAACGCGATCGGGAACGCTCTCGTGGCAGCGAGAAACATCGCGATGAACTCACGCGCTCCAGGG GTCACTCCAGTCGCTCTAGGCACAGTGAGCACCCGTCGTCGGGAACCCGGGAGAGCAGTCGGCCAA